One window of Streptomyces sp. SUK 48 genomic DNA carries:
- a CDS encoding 1-acyl-sn-glycerol-3-phosphate acyltransferase, whose protein sequence is MTGTGTRRGRPARLAGAVVTGLRRATTIALLLALVPLAAGLLVVAGVLCAPFALVTREPWRPVRLLGFALLYLLVELGGLLAAAVLWGRRLPDRRHREERRAADAFAVLERLLGLLRRAAEPVFRLRVEVTPAPGIASGEVAAPVLVFVRHAGVGDSFLLMQTLLGRAGLRPHIVLKRALRADPALDVLIGQVPHCFLPSLDGRDEEAIGDLAAGLGPGDALVIFPEGGNFTPRRRRRAIASLRRHGLPRRARRAERMRHVLPPRDAGAFAAISAAPTADVVFVAHTGLDVVHSARTAWTRLPLRDVVRAHWWRVPAGQIPQGDDARSEWLLAQWARVDRWVAGHAAADATHA, encoded by the coding sequence GTGACCGGCACGGGAACCCGCCGCGGGCGCCCGGCCCGCTTGGCCGGGGCGGTGGTCACCGGTCTGCGCCGCGCGACCACCATCGCGCTCCTGCTCGCGCTCGTGCCACTGGCGGCCGGGCTCCTCGTCGTCGCGGGCGTGCTCTGCGCCCCGTTCGCGCTCGTCACCCGTGAGCCGTGGCGTCCCGTGCGCCTGCTCGGCTTCGCCCTGCTGTATCTGCTGGTGGAGCTGGGCGGGCTGCTGGCCGCCGCCGTGCTGTGGGGCCGGCGGCTGCCCGACCGGCGGCACCGCGAGGAGCGCCGCGCCGCGGACGCGTTCGCCGTACTGGAACGGCTGCTGGGGCTGCTGCGACGGGCCGCCGAACCGGTCTTCCGGCTCAGGGTGGAGGTGACGCCCGCACCGGGGATCGCGTCCGGGGAGGTGGCGGCGCCGGTTCTGGTCTTCGTACGGCACGCCGGCGTCGGCGACTCGTTCCTGCTGATGCAGACGCTGCTCGGCCGGGCCGGACTGCGCCCGCACATCGTCCTGAAGCGGGCCCTGCGCGCCGACCCCGCCCTCGACGTGCTGATCGGGCAGGTCCCGCACTGCTTCCTGCCGTCCCTCGACGGCCGCGACGAGGAGGCGATCGGGGACCTGGCGGCCGGACTGGGCCCGGGTGACGCCCTCGTCATCTTCCCGGAGGGCGGCAACTTCACGCCGCGCCGGCGGCGCCGCGCGATCGCCTCGCTGCGCCGCCACGGGCTGCCGCGCCGGGCGCGCCGCGCGGAACGGATGCGCCACGTCCTGCCGCCGAGGGACGCCGGCGCCTTCGCCGCGATCTCCGCCGCGCCCACCGCCGATGTCGTCTTCGTCGCCCATACCGGTCTGGACGTCGTCCACTCGGCGCGCACCGCGTGGACCCGGCTGCCGCTGCGTGACGTCGTACGCGCGCACTGGTGGCGCGTACCCGCCGGGCAGATCCCGCAGGGCGACGACGCGCGCAGCGAGTGGCTGCTCGCCCAGTGGGCCCGCGTCGACCGCTGGGTGGCGGGGCACGCCGCGGCGGACGCGACGCACGCGTGA
- a CDS encoding patatin-like phospholipase family protein, with protein MEESRTTRPPVRAFVLGGGGALGAYEVGMLKALFASGVRPDLVVGTSVGAINGAAVAADPSSSSVARLADLWTGLGRAGVFSGSLLGRLGTAARSGTHLYHATPLRELLASHVPVAHIEELPLSFQCVAASIERAAEQWFTAGPLVDAVLASCAVPGLLPPVRMDGEHYVDGGLVNSIPVGRAVALGATEVYVLQVGRVERSLSPPRAPWQVALVAFEIARRHRFARDMADLPDGVTVHVLPSGASHDEGTALRQLRHRTFGRTAERIERAYAASSRYLDTAFGSR; from the coding sequence ATGGAGGAAAGCCGCACCACCCGCCCACCGGTCCGCGCCTTCGTGCTGGGCGGTGGTGGCGCGCTCGGCGCGTACGAGGTCGGCATGCTCAAGGCCCTCTTCGCCTCGGGTGTGCGCCCCGACCTCGTCGTCGGCACCTCCGTGGGCGCGATCAACGGGGCCGCCGTCGCGGCCGATCCGTCGAGTTCGTCCGTCGCCCGGCTCGCCGACCTCTGGACCGGTCTGGGGCGGGCCGGTGTCTTCTCCGGATCGCTGCTGGGCCGTCTCGGCACCGCCGCGCGCAGCGGCACCCACCTCTACCACGCCACTCCGCTGCGGGAGTTGCTCGCCTCCCACGTCCCGGTCGCGCACATCGAGGAGCTGCCGCTGTCGTTCCAGTGCGTCGCGGCGAGCATCGAGCGGGCCGCCGAGCAGTGGTTCACCGCCGGGCCGCTGGTGGATGCCGTGCTCGCCTCGTGCGCGGTGCCCGGACTGCTGCCGCCGGTCCGGATGGACGGGGAGCACTACGTCGACGGCGGCCTGGTCAACAGCATCCCCGTCGGCCGCGCGGTGGCCCTCGGGGCGACCGAGGTGTACGTCCTCCAGGTGGGCCGGGTCGAGCGGTCCCTCTCGCCGCCGCGGGCCCCCTGGCAGGTGGCCCTGGTGGCGTTCGAGATCGCCCGCAGGCACCGGTTCGCCCGCGACATGGCGGACCTGCCGGACGGGGTCACGGTCCATGTGCTGCCCTCGGGGGCGAGCCACGACGAGGGCACGGCCCTGCGACAGCTGCGGCACCGCACCTTCGGGCGGACGGCCGAACGCATCGAACGCGCCTACGCGGCCTCCTCCCGCTACCTCGACACCGCGTTCGGCTCACGGTGA
- a CDS encoding antitoxin, whose product MGKLGDIAKKAKEMAESHPDQADKGVERAERLVDERTGDKYDAQTDKAADAVRRSYGGHDGTAGH is encoded by the coding sequence ATGGGCAAGCTCGGGGACATCGCGAAGAAGGCCAAGGAGATGGCCGAGAGCCACCCGGACCAGGCCGACAAGGGCGTCGAGCGCGCCGAGCGGCTGGTCGACGAGCGTACGGGCGACAAGTACGACGCCCAGACCGACAAGGCGGCGGACGCGGTGCGGCGTTCCTACGGCGGCCACGACGGCACGGCCGGGCACTGA
- a CDS encoding DinB family protein: protein MTTPDAKADLRRYLQSGRDALLWKLDGLSEYDARRPLTPTGTNLLGLVKHVASMELGYLGDVFARPSGEPLPWLAEGAEPNADMWATADESRAFVVELYHRAWAHADATIEALALDATGKVPWWPDGRNEVTLHRAVVHVIAETERHAGHADIVRELVDGGVGLRQGGDNMASDDPAWWADYRARLERAARDADRGTSPRT, encoded by the coding sequence ATGACGACACCCGATGCCAAGGCCGACCTGCGTCGATACCTCCAGTCCGGCCGTGACGCCCTGCTGTGGAAGCTCGACGGGCTCTCGGAGTACGACGCCCGCCGCCCGCTCACACCGACCGGAACCAACCTCCTCGGCCTGGTCAAGCACGTCGCCAGCATGGAACTCGGCTATCTGGGCGATGTTTTCGCACGACCCTCCGGCGAGCCGCTGCCCTGGCTGGCCGAGGGCGCCGAGCCGAACGCGGACATGTGGGCCACCGCCGACGAGTCGCGCGCGTTCGTCGTGGAGCTCTACCACCGCGCGTGGGCGCACGCCGACGCGACGATCGAGGCGCTGGCGCTCGACGCGACCGGCAAGGTGCCCTGGTGGCCGGACGGCAGGAACGAGGTGACGCTGCATCGCGCCGTCGTCCACGTGATCGCCGAGACCGAACGGCACGCCGGACACGCTGACATCGTGCGGGAACTCGTCGACGGCGGCGTCGGACTGCGCCAGGGCGGCGACAACATGGCGTCGGACGACCCGGCGTGGTGGGCGGACTACCGGGCCCGCCTGGAGCGCGCGGCACGGGACGCCGACCGGGGCACGTCACCGCGGACCTGA
- a CDS encoding alpha/beta fold hydrolase: MAAEVVVGAGLGYGPSGKLLDVYRPAGASEPVPVVLLWHGQGPDERDVLAAVARAAAERGVVALVPDWRPDAPDGGRTHLRESADFVRRNAAGLGGDPERIVLAGWSRGGKAAVGVALNPGAFDGWRPRAVVGIAGAYLTAAPSTGTVPIEDARQNGGSFAPPPVWLVHGTMDPVVDVERSRELHRALDERGWPVSLDELATDHAGVIMTEYVPERQRCLPSTAGHAVEAGSRTADVLARAAGIPVPGSHPRP, translated from the coding sequence GTGGCCGCGGAGGTTGTCGTCGGGGCGGGGCTCGGGTACGGACCCAGTGGCAAGCTCCTGGACGTGTACCGGCCCGCCGGCGCGTCGGAGCCGGTGCCCGTGGTGCTGCTCTGGCACGGCCAGGGTCCGGACGAAAGGGACGTCCTCGCCGCCGTCGCGCGCGCCGCCGCGGAGCGGGGCGTCGTCGCGCTGGTGCCGGACTGGCGTCCCGACGCCCCGGACGGCGGCCGGACGCACCTGCGGGAGTCGGCGGACTTCGTACGACGGAACGCGGCCGGTCTCGGCGGGGACCCGGAGCGGATCGTGCTCGCCGGCTGGTCCCGGGGCGGCAAAGCGGCGGTCGGCGTCGCGCTGAACCCCGGGGCGTTCGACGGCTGGCGGCCGCGAGCCGTCGTGGGGATCGCGGGCGCGTACCTCACGGCCGCCCCGAGCACCGGAACCGTCCCGATCGAGGACGCCCGCCAAAACGGCGGCTCGTTCGCGCCCCCGCCCGTGTGGCTCGTGCACGGCACCATGGACCCGGTGGTGGACGTAGAGCGTTCCCGCGAGCTGCACCGGGCACTGGACGAACGCGGCTGGCCGGTCTCCCTCGACGAGCTCGCGACCGATCACGCCGGCGTCATCATGACCGAGTACGTCCCCGAGCGTCAGCGCTGCCTGCCGAGCACCGCCGGCCACGCCGTCGAGGCGGGATCGCGGACCGCCGACGTACTGGCCCGCGCCGCCGGAATCCCGGTCCCGGGCTCGCACCCCCGACCGTGA